The following is a genomic window from Sutcliffiella horikoshii.
AACAAATCTCGCACAGTTGTTTCATCAGTTTTGCCGAAGTTTCTGTTCGCTAAAACAAATCTAAAGATTTTAGATCTTGCTGTTCCTTTTATCCGTTTTTTCCAGTGAAGACCTATCTCCTCCTTTTTTCTCGTCACTAAGGTCTTCATAACGGCGATGAGGACTTCTCTTCTCCTTTTTCCTCGTCACCAAGGTCTTCATCACAACGTTGAAATGAAGCATTACCCTGACGACCATAAAAAAACGGCTGGCCCTTATTTGTAGGGTCAGCCGTTTTAGGTTTGGATTATCTTTTTGCGACTTTGTTCTTTTTTGTTGTGATCACAAGGGAGCGGTTCGGTTCTTTTCCTACGGAGTAGGTTTCTACTTCCGGGTAGGCAGAGATGATCGAGTGCATCACTTTGCGTTCAAAAGAAGGCATCGGTTCAAGATGGACATCCTGTTTTGTTTTTAATGCTTTTTGTGCAAGCCGCTCTGCAAGCTGTTCCAAGGTTTCCCGGCGTTTCTCGCGGTATCCTTCTGCGTCGATGACGACATTTAGATATTGATTGGAATAGCGGTTTGCGACAATTTGCGTTAAATATTGAAGGGAATTAAGGGTTTGTCCCCTTTTTCCGATAATTAAAGCTGTTTTTTCGCCACTGATGCTGATGGAGATATTCCTACCTTCTACTTTTACATCAAGTTCTGCGACAATATTCATTTCAGTAAGAACTTTTTTCAAGAAATTCGTTGATTCTTCGATCGGGTCTTGCTTCAATTTGACGGTTACAACACTAGGTTTTGAGCCAAACAATCCGAAGAGACCTTTCTTGCCTTCGTCAACGATAGTAATTTCTGCACGGTCTTTTGATGTGTTTAGTTGAGCTAAAGCAGATTGGACAGCTTCCTCGACTGTTGGACCAGTTGCAGTTATTTC
Proteins encoded in this region:
- the jag gene encoding RNA-binding cell elongation regulator Jag/EloR, with translation MKEITATGPTVEEAVQSALAQLNTSKDRAEITIVDEGKKGLFGLFGSKPSVVTVKLKQDPIEESTNFLKKVLTEMNIVAELDVKVEGRNISISISGEKTALIIGKRGQTLNSLQYLTQIVANRYSNQYLNVVIDAEGYREKRRETLEQLAERLAQKALKTKQDVHLEPMPSFERKVMHSIISAYPEVETYSVGKEPNRSLVITTKKNKVAKR